A segment of the Brevibacterium zhoupengii genome:
GAACTAAATAGGGTAGCCGTCGCCACATCGTAAGCATCGGCACATAGATACGGAATGCCTCTTGAGCGATTTGTGCAGCCTCTAATGATTTCGTTACTGAACGAGTCCGCCATTGTTCAGCGATAGTCTCGTAGAAGGAGAGAAACTCGTCGAAGTACGAGTTGAGTTCGTCGAGGTCCCACCACTGGCCGACCTTTTCTGCGATTTTCTCCTCACCCATATATTGCCCGGAAAAGTATTCCACGTATCTGCCCAAGCCCTTTCGGTCGAGGACTATTTGAGCTTCGTGGAGGTTGGCAGCCGGAGCGATCCAGAGGCCCTGTCCGACGTTCCCGAATCCCAGACCGGTCAGAGTGGCTCGAATTTGGTGACGAAGCGAACGCTGAGACTCGGGAACAGAGAATGTGACAAGTGCCCAGTAGCCGCCACTATCGGGGCGCTTTTCGGAAAAGATCCTCTCGTCGCCATCCGAGATCGTTTCGGACATCGACGGATCCAACACATAGGAGGCCACTCCTCCATCTCGAAACGAGGCGAGAATTCCCTTGCGCTTGAGACGAGAGATGGCCGATCGCACCCCTGGCGAGTCGAATCCGAGATCACCCATGAGAGTCACCAGCGAAGCAACAGGAATTGCGACGTGAGGCGGTCGACCATACATGCCGAAGAGGGTGAGGATAACGTCCTGGTGGCGTAGATTTGGTTGCGGAATAAGCATGAAAAACCGTCTGGTCTCCTCGCAGAATCAATCGCGACATTGATCGTCGCATGCAATGCTCGTTATTGGCCCATACTATTCGACAATTTCAGCTCTTCCGGCTTGCTCTCGTCCCTCCAAATCACGGCATAGAAACTACAACGTCCTTGGTTAGCTCAGCCGACGAGCGCCCTGACGGCGAAGAACAGCACCGAAGGTGCCATGAGCAGGCCGAGTCCGGTGTAGAACGTTGAGGTCATTGCCCCGTAGGGCACCAGTCGTTTGTCGGTGGCGGCCAGCCCGGCGGTGACTCCGCTGGTGGTCCCGAGCAGACCTCCGAAGACAATGGCTGAATGCGGATTGTTCAGGCCGATGTACTTGGCTACGAAGGGTGTGGCGACCATGGTCAGAACCGATTTCACCAGTCCCGCGCCGACGCTGAGGGCAATCACTCCACTGCCGGCTCCCAGCGCTGCACCGGTGACGGGTCCCACGATGTAGGTGGCTGTGCCGGCACCGATGGTCGTCAGGTCAACGGGGTCGCGGTAGCCGAAGAACCATGCGATCACGGCACCGATGACGAAGGACAGGACAACGCCGAGCACCAGCGCGATGATGCCGCCCATGCCCGACTTCTTCATCTCATCGAAGCTGGCGCCGAAGCCGGTGGCCACGATCGCTAAGTTGATGAGCATGCCGCCGCCCACGAGTCCGACCCCGGAGAAGAGACTGAGGTCGGCCAGACCGTTCTCGCCACCGGTGGCGACACCACCGATGTAGGCGAGGACAAGGCCCAAGATGATGGCGATCGCGGATGCCTGGAACTTCCCACGGGTGAGCACCTTGGTGATGAGGATGGCCACGGCCATGACGAGTCCGACGAGGGCGAAGGCGACGACGAGGTCGTTGTCCTTCAGCGTGGTGAGCAGGGAATCCATCACTTCACTTCGGCGAATTCTTCGACGGGTTCGTCGATGCCCGGCGTCTTCACCCGGGCGAGCACCGGCACGAGGGCGAAGCTTGCGATCACCGCGGCGATGCCGGCCACGAGGGCGACGGGTCCTGCTGTCACGGCACCGACGACGTTCTGGGTCGCGGCCATCGCCACGACGATGGGAATGTACATCCCGGACCAGAACGAGATCCCCGAGGACGTCTCCGGCTTGAGCCGGCCTTTGCGGGCAAGGAGGTTTGTGGACAGGATGAGCAGAAGCATCGCGATGCCCACGCCGCCGACATTCGCATCAACTCCGAGCAGATCACCCAGGATCGTGCCGATCCATGTCCCGATCAGCAGGCTGCCCGATAACAGGGCTACGCCCAGAATAATCACTGAAAACCCCACTGTTCGATTGTGTATCGCCCTCCCGGGCGTGGACCTCGGAAAGATTATACGACAAGGTCAGCTGGGTCGTAGTGGGAGTCGGGAACTGAGACAGGCGGGAGAGGGCGACCAACGTCAGTGCCGTTTGAGCAGCGGCAGCAGATTGCGCCCGATGTTCTCCACTTCCTGCAGGTACGGAGTATCCGAAAGGATGAAGTGACTGACTCCCAGGAGACGATATCGCTCAAGGGCATCGGCGACCTCACGGTAGGAGCCGACCAGCCAGGTCGTGCCTGCACCTTGCCCGCCGAGCTGTCCCGGCGCGGTGTAGAGGACATCGTCGAGAACCTCGGATTCCTCCCCCAACGCCACCAATCTGCGCTGACCGACCGATCGGCTGTGATCCTCCTTCCACGTTTCGGCGATCTCCTCCTCCTGCATTTTGGCCACCCGTGATCGCGCCACCGACCACGCCTCCCCGGAGGTCTCTCTGACCACGACTGTCACCCTCAGCCCGAATTCCAACGGCGCATGCTCACGGCCCACCTCCGCGCTGAGCGCGACCAGCCGGGCGATCCGCTCTTCGATCGCTTGGTAGGTCTCTCCCCAGAAGAGCTGAACGTCAGCTTCGGCAGCCGCCACCCGCTCTGCCTCGTTCGAGGCACCGCCGAAATAGAGGGTGGGGTGATCTCTGCCTTCCGCGCTGACAGGTCGCGCACCCAGCCGCGCGTCAGTCAGAGAGTAGTACTGCCCAGAATGGGTGACCGACTCCTCCGTCCAAAGACGCCGAAGCACGTGGAGGAACTCCCTGGTACGTTCGTATCGGCTCGCCCGGTCTGTGACGGTGTCGCCGTATGCGGCAGGAGAATCGACTCCCGTGACGATGTTGATCAGCGTCCGTCCCGAGCTCAGATGATCGAGCGTGGCTGCTGCAGCTGCGAAGTTCGCGGGATGCCAATAGCCGGGACGCGCGGCGATCAGAGGCTGAAATCGTGTGGTTCGCGCTGCCAGCGCCGTACCGACGGTGAACGTATCCGGCCGAGTCCAGCCAGTTCCCAGAAGCGCCCCGTCCCAGCCCCAGCGTTCGACGGCCCGCGCTTGCTCGGTCAGGGTATCGAGCGAGTTGTGGTCCTCGCGGACAATGTCTCCGCGGTGGCCAGGACGAGCCTGATTCGGGATGTACCAGAGGTAGGTGTTCTCCGTCATACTCAGGCCACCTCGCCAACCGCGTTCGGTCTCGCAATGCCTGCCCGCACAGCGGGTCCAGGAAGCGGCAGACCATAGTGGCCGCGCAGAGTCTCGGACTCATAGCCGCGGCGGAACAGCCCGCGATCCTGCAGTATCGGAATCACCGTGTCAACGAACTCCTCCAGTCCACTGGGGAGTGCTGGTGGCATGATGTTGAATCCGTCGGCAGCATCAGCCACGAACCACTCCTCAATCGCGTCGGCGATCTGCTCCGGTGTTCCAACCACGGTGCGATGTCCCCGTCCCCCGCCGAGGCGAGCGATGAGTTGCCGCACTGTCAGCTCTTCCCGCCGTGCGAGGTCCACGATGAGCGTGTATCGGGACTTGGCACCCTCGATCTCATCCTCGTCGGGCAGATCGTCAGGCAGCTGGCTGTCAAGGGACAATTCGTCTGGGGTGACACGCAGAGTCTGAGCAAGCTGGGCGAGGGCGAACTCCGGCCGAATGAGGCGGTCGAGCTCTTCGTCCTTAGCCCGAGCCTCGGCCTCGGTGGCTCCGATGATGGGAACGATGCCGGGCAGGATCTTCACGTGCGCAGGATTGCGGCCGTGCTTGATCGCACGGCTTTTGACGTCGCCGTAGAAGGCGACTGCATCATCGAGCCGCTGATGAGCAGTGAAGACCGCCTCGGCGAATTTGGCCGCAAGCTCTTTGCCACTCTCAGAAGAACCGGCCTGCACAAGGAGCGGATACACCTGGGGTGAGCGCGGAATGTTGAGCGGTCCCGCAACTGTGAAGAATCGACCGTCGTGATCGATCGCATTGACCTTCGAATCCTCGCCCCAGACCCCTGACTCTTTATCGGCGATGACAGCATCGTCGTCCCAGGACTGCCACAGCCCCTGAACGACGTCGAGGAACTCCTCTGCCCTCTCGTACCGGGTCTGATGTGCTGGTCGCTCGTCGAGTCCGAAATTTCGGGCCGCGTCGTTCCCTGCCGTGGTGACGATGTTCCAGCCGACCCGCCCCTTGCTGATGTGGTCGATGGAGGAGAAGCGCCGCGCAAGGTTGTAGGGGCTGTTGTAGCTCGTGGATGCTGTGGCGATGAGTCCGATGCGCTTCGTGGCAATCGCCAGTGCGCTGAGCAGAGTCAGCGGTTCAAGATTTCCGGCCGGCCGTCTGCCGACTTCAGCGCGCAGACTGGGCCCGTCGGCGAAGAAGATGGAGTCGAATCCTCCACGCTCTGCGGTCTGTGCGAGGTGGATGTAGTGGTCGATGTCCGTTCCGGCCTGCGGGTCGCTTTCGGGCAGACGCCACGAGGCTTCATGGTGGCCTGTGGTCATGAGGAAAGCGTTGAGGTGCAGTGTCCTCGTCGTCATGGTGGTCGTTCCTTTCGATTGGAAGGGGGAGCTTCTGCGGAGTCAGACCGAAGCGTCGACGCCGAGAGCCTGGAGCAGAGTTCGGCGCAGCTCCGTAACCTCCGGGTCGAACAATGAGCGTGGATGCGCGGCCGGAACGCGGACATCGTGGGAGATCCGGCCCGTGTCGAGCACGAGGATCCGATCAGCCAGCAGCAGTGCCTCGTCGATATCGTGGGTGACGAGCAGCACAGCGGGTCGATGCGTCGACAGCAGCTCGTGGAGCAGACCGTGCATCTTGGTCTTGGTCAGAGCATCGAGAGCGCCGAAGGGCTCGTCGGCCAGCAGCAGTTCGGGTTCGCGGACGAGAGCGCGGGCCAGCGAGACCCGCTGCTGCTCTCCGCCGGAGAGTTCTTTGGGCCAGGACTTCTCCCGACCGGACAGTCCCACCTCGGCCAATGCCGCGCTCGCTCGTTCGACCGGTCGATCACCGCGGAGTCCCAAAGTGACGTTCGGCAGAACTCTCTGCCAGGGCAGAAGCCGGGAGTCTTGGAACGCGACTGATCTGGATGCAGGAACATCGACCTGTCCCCCTACCTCTTTGTCGAGCCCGGCAAGGGCACGCAGCAGGGTGGACTTTCCCGAGCCGCTGCGGCCCAACAGTGCGACGAATTCACCTGCGGCGATGTCAACGTCGATCGAGTCGAGGACGGTGCGGGAACCGAATCTGCGGGTCAGATCACGGACGCGGACGAGGGGGCGATCCACCTCGGCGATGCCCTCTGCCCGTTGTTCAGCTCCGGGAGCAGGTGTTGTCGATGTCAGAGTGTCTGGCGCCATGTCAGCGCCCTCCTTTCTGCGATGCGGACCAGCAGGTCGCTGCCCACGCCGAGGATGGCGTAGACGACGAGTCCGACCACGATGATGTCGATCTGCCCGTACAGGCGTGCCTGGTTCATGAGGAATCCGATGCCCGATGTTGCGTTGATCTGCTCGACGACGACCAGCGAAGTCCACGCACTCGTCACAGCAAGACGCAGACCGGTGAAGAAGCCAGGCAGGGCTCCGGGGAGCGCGACCCGAGCAATGAAGTCGCGGTGTGAGAGGTCGAGGGTGAGCGCCAGCTCTTTGTAGCGTCCGTCGAGGCCGCGCAGGGCGGCATGGGTGTTGATGTAGATCGGCACCATGACCGAGAAGACGATGAGGGTGACCTTCATGCCCTCGCCGATGCCCAGCCACACGATTGCCAAGGGAATGAAGGCCAAGGTCGGCACAGCACGCTTGACGTTCATCGGCCCGTCGATGAGGCTTTCGCCGAGGCGGGACAGCCCGGAGACGAGCGCCAGGGCCACCGCAATGACGATGCCGAGGCCGAGGCCGATTCCTGCTCGTTGGACCGAGGTCAGCAGGTTTGAGGTCAGGCGACCGTTCTCGATCAGGGAGATGCCGGTGACGACTGCCGTCCAGGGGGCGGGCAGCACCTGCGGATCGATGAATCCTGTTGCTGACCCGATGATCCAAGCGGCGAGAAGGACGACGATGCCCAATGAGATTCGCCGCACGGAGATTCGCCGCCACCAGGCGACCGCAGCGTCGGGCGAGGGTGCGCTCTCTGAGCTGACACTGTGCTGCCCTGGCGCAAGTCGAAAGGTGTCATGACCGTTATCTGGCTGCGTCGGTGCATCGACCGCTGTGATGTCGGTGCTCATTCGTCGAGGTCCTCTCTGTCGTGATGGGCGCCGATCTCGTCGACCGTCTTGTCGATGACGTCATTGAAGCGCTGGTCATACATCTCGTTGGCGTCGACCTCAACCGGCAGCTCTCCGGCGTCGAAGGCGACGTCGATCGTGTTCTGCTGGTCGTCGATGACCTTGTCGAGGGTGGGGAACACAGTCGTTCCCTCCTGTTTGCGGATGAAGTATCCGTCGTCCGCGCTCACGCCCTGGTTCTCGACGAAGTAGTCCTTGACCCACTGATCGGTGTGGTTATTCACCCATTCGTTGGCCTTGATCGTGTGTTTGACGTAGGCGCGCAGTGCCGCCGCCTTCGCCGGATCCTCCAGAGCCTCTTTTCGCGCGTAGATGTAGTTGAGCCCAGTGCCAAGACCCGATGTCTCCTTGTCCGGGAGATAGCCGCCGCCTTTGGCCTCGAATCCGTCGAGGTAGCGTGCCAGCCTGGCACCGGTCAGCGGAGCGATATCGACTTCATCAGACTGCAGCGCTTCACTGAACTCTGCGAGCTCGAGGCGGACGAGCTCGACGTCGTCGGTGCTCAGCCCCTCTCGCTTGAGAAGCTTGAGGACGATTGATCCCTGAGCGGTCCCCTCGGCATAGGCGATTTTGGCTCCCTTGAGCTGCGAGGTGGAACGCACCTTGGTGTGAGGCGCGGTACCGAGTCTCACTGAGTCCGGGTTCGAGCGGAGCGCCAGAATGATGGGGACGACCTCTCCTGAGGCGAAGGCATGGATCGGCGGGGTGTCCCCGACCCGAGCTACATCGACGGCATCCGCGCGGAAGGCTTCGAGGATCTCGGGCCCTCCGACGAAGTTCGAGAATTCGTGATCGAATTCGAGCTTGCCCAGCTCGCCCGAGGACTTGAGAGCGACTTGCTGCTGTTCCTGCTGATCGGCGATGCGCAGCACAGTACCCTCTGGAACCTCAGCAGATAGCGCCTGATCCTTGAGATCGTTGACCGAACCCTGCCCAGAGGCACCCCCACCACACGCGGACAGAGTCAGAGCAGCAACAGCAAGCGCGCCTGCCCAGCCGAATCTGCGGCGCGTAAGAGCCGCCGACTGTGTATGTGCGGGAGACAAAGCGGATGGGCGAAGTGGAATGGCCATGCTGCGGGTGTCCTTTCAATAGGTATCTGCAATCGGTTTCGCACGGAGTTTGAGTGCCCGCGATTCCCATACGCTAGGTGCTCGGCCGCTCGGCCTGCGGCGCTGTCGTCAACCAGCTTCATAATTAGTCTAGTAACTTCATAGACTTACTACCTTTAAGCCGAATGAGGAAGTGAATGCAGGCCTCCGAACGAGGAGAAATCGTCGTCTCGGCAGGCGGCGATGTATGCTGGTAGTACTTGCGAACCCGATCACGGGTTCCCTGCGTCGTCAGGACGCCTCGTCTCTGCGGTGGTGAATCACACCCGGCCGCATGATTACGAAGCCTTTCCTCTCGGCGTCTTGGAGCGCCAAACGGCGTTCTCACACCTTGACCGGGAGCGGCTTTCTGCCAGCATTCGATGGCGCCCGCGCGTCTTCCGGCACGTCGAAGGGCCATCTCATAGCTCCCTCACAGAACACCATCAATCGGACAGACACGACCGACCAGGACTCATCGTCCTCAGTCACCTTCGCCGAACTCGGCGTCCCTGCCCCATTGACCGAATACCTCGCATCCGAAGGCAAGACCACCGCCTTCCCCATCCAGCAGGACACTCTTCCCGACACACTCGCAGGTCGCGATGTGCTGGGCCGAGGAAAGACCGGTTCCGGTAAGACTCTCGCCTTCTCCATTCCCATGGTGACGCGTCTGGCCGCCGCGAAATCGGCCGGCTCGAAGCGCAGTCGCCCTCCTCGGGGCCTCATCCTGGCTCCCACGCGTGAACTGGCAACCCAGATCACGAACGTCGTCGATCCGCTGGCGCAGGCCTACGGCATGACGACCACGACCATCTTCGGCGGAGTGAAGCAGAAGCGCCAGGAAGTCGCCCTCAACGCTGGTGTCGATATCGTCGTCGCCTGCCCGGGACGGCTCGAGGACCTGCTCCAGCAGGGCCTGGTCTCCCTGGACCACATCGAGGTCACCGTCCTCGACGAGGCCGACCACATGGCCGACCTGGGCTTCCTGCCCAGCGTCACCCGGATCCTCGGCAAGACCCCGGAGCACGGGCAGCGGATGTTCTTCTCCGCCACTCTGGACAACGATGTGAACAAGCTGGTGCGCCGGTTCCTCCACAACGAGGTGCTCCATTCCGTCGACGATCCTTCCTCGCATGTCTCCGACATGACGCACCACGTGTTCGAGGTCCCCGATGACAATAAGAACGAACTGGTTCACCGTCTCGCCTCCGGCACCGGACGTCGCATCATGTTCACGCGCACCAAGCACCGTGCGAAGCGCTTCGCCCGGCAGCTCACCGCGCAGGGGATTCCGGCCGTCGATCTGCACGGCAACCTGTCCCAGGGCGCACGCGATCGCAACCTCGCAGCATTCAGCGAAGGCGATGTGAAGGTCCTCGTGGCCACGGACGTCGCCGCCCGCGGAGTGCACGTCGACTCCGTCGAGCTCGTGGTCCACGTCGATCCCCCGACCGAGCACAAGGCGTACCTGCACCGCTCCGGTCGCACGGCGCGCGCCGGCAGCTCCGGCGAGGTCGTGACGATCATGCTTCCCGAGCAGCGCAGAGACACACAGACGCTCCTGCGCAAGGCCGCCATCAAGGTCACCCCGCAGAAGGTCACCTCGGACTCCCCCGCAGTGACCGACCTGGTGGGCGAAACCGCTGACTATGTCGATCCGCAGATCGCCATCGACGCCGCAGCTGAGAAGCAGAAGGCTGAGCAGCCCCAGGGCGGTCAGCGCTCGTCCGGGCGTCGTCGCGGAGGTCGCGGGGCCAGAGGCGGCCGTGGCGGCGAGTCGGGTCGCGCCAACCAGTCCGGTGGCAGCACCGGCGGTCGAAGCCAGGAAGGCCGCTCACGTTCGAACGGCCAAAGCAGCCGCGGCGGAGAAAACACCCGTGGCGGCCAGAACACTCGCGGCGGGCAGCGCGGCCAGGGTGGTCAGAGCACCCGCGGCGGCCGTCCATCCGAGAACACCCGCGGTGGTCGTCCTTCCGAGGGTGGCCAAGGCGGACGTCGCAACGAGAGCACTCGTGGTGGCCGTCGCAGTGACAGCACTCGCACCGCCGGTGGCAACCGTCGGGCAGCGGAGACTCGGGGCACGAGCCCAGAGACCCGCAAGCGCAATCGCGGCCAGTCCTCTGGCAGCTCACGCACGGTCTATTCGACCAACACCTGAGCACCGCGCGCAGCAGAGCAGCAATCGACGGCCTTGCCCTAGTTGACTAGGGCAAGGCCGTCAGCTGTCTGTCATTCGAGTACTCTGCTGAGAGCGAGAACCAACCCCTCAGAACTTCGGTACGTCTGAGATCAGTGTGCGCGTGTACTCGTGCTTCGGGTTCTCCAGCACCTCGGCGGTGGGACCGTAGTCGACGATTGTGCCTTTGTTGAGCACGGCGAGGTTGTCGGCGATATGGCGTGAGAGCGCAATATTGTGCGTCACGAACAGCATCGCCAGCTCGTGTTCCTTCCGCAGTGTGCGCAGCAGCCCGATGATCGAGGCCTGCACACTCACGTCGAGTGCCGAGGTGATCTCATCACAGACGAGCACCGAAGGCTGGTTCACCAACGCGCGAGCGATCGCGGCTCTCTGCCGCTCGCCTCCGGAGAGGTCGCCCGGCCTCCGGTGATAGAAGCTGCGCCCCAGACGCACCGAATCCAGGGCCTCTTCGACTTGTGCCTTCCTGGTCGCGGCAGTGCCCTCACCGCTCATCTCCAAGGGCACGGTCAGTGACTGACCGATCGACCGCCGTGGGTTGAGGGAGGAGAACGGTGACTGGAAGACGTACTGGATGCCGACCCGCTGCTCGTTCGTCCGCTTCCGCGTCGACTTCGCCAGCTCAGTGCCGCGCAGCGCCACTGAGCCCGAGTAGTCATCGTTGAGGCCGGCCACACACCGTGACAGCGTTGTCTTACCCGATCCGGATTCACCCAGCAGCAGCGTGCAGTCGCCGGGTTCCAGGGTGAGGTTGATGCCGTCGAGGATCTGCGCCTTCCCGTAGGCCAATGCCACGTCCTTGACCTGCAGCAGCGGTGCCGTCGCCGAGGTGGCTGCACCGTCGGCAGGTTCAGTCGAGTCCTCAGACTTCGACGTCCCCGCCGAGACGAGAATGTGTGTGGCCTTGGGTTCTGGCTCCGGTTCCGCTGCCGCACCCTCGCCGATGGTCTTGCGACCGGCGAGGTCCGGCACGGCGGACATGAGCATCTTCGTGTATGCGTGCTGCGGATCCTCGAGCACGGACGCCACCGGGCCCTCTTCGACGAGATCACCACGCAGCATCACGGCTACCCTGTCGGAGATGTCCTTGATCACCGCGAGGTCGTGGGTGATGTAGAGACCGGCGACATTGTTCGCCACCGTCATCTGCCGGATCGTTTCGAGCACGACTGCCTGCGTGGAGACGTCGAGGCCGGTAGTGGGCTCGTCGAGGATGAGCACATCGGGGTACATGGCGAACGCCATGGCGATGCCGATGCGCTGCTGCTGACCGCCGGAGAGCTGGTGCGGCCACCGCTTCTGGTAGGCCTTGTCACCGGGCAGTCCGACATCGACGAGAACTGCGGCCACCCGCTCGATGCGTTCGGCCTCGGAGTTGCCGAATTCGTGGATGTCGAGGACCTCACGGATCTGCTCCCCCACTCTCATCGCCGGGTTCAATGAGAGCGCAGGGTCCTGCGGGATATAGGCGATGCGCGACCCGCGCAGGGATCGCACGGCCACCTCGTCGAGTTCGACCACCTCGACGGCGGTGTCATCACCGCGCGGCCACAGGCTCACGGACCCGGACGCGAACTTCAGGCCCTCTCGGAAGTGGCCCATGCAGGCCAGGCCCGCTGTGGTCTTGCCCGATCCTGACTCCCCCACGAGGCCGAGGATCTCGCCGCGGCTGAGTGCGAAGTTCACTCCGTGGAGGATCTCGTCGCCGGCGTTCGTCGCGATCTTCAGATCGGTGACACGAAGGACGATCTTCTCGTTGGGCAGGTTCGCATCATCATGGCGGACGGTGGTTGTCTGGGTGGTCATCATGCCTCCACTGAAGTCGATGCGGTGGCCCTTGCGAAGGAGTCCGCGAGCAGGTTGGTGCCGATGGTGAGCAGCGCGATGGCGATCACCGGCAGCAGCACACCCCAGGGTTGGATGCTCAGCGCGATCCGGTTCTCGTTGATCATCAGGCCCCAGTCAGCCGCGGGCGGCTGCAGGCCCAGTCCCAGGAATGACAGGGACGCGATGTAGCCGATCGAGTAGGTCAGGCGCAGCCCGGCCTCAACGCTCAGCGGGCCGGTGATGTTGGGCAGCAGCTCACGCAGCAGCACCTTCCACCGCGGCATCGCATACATCTCCGCGGCGAGGATGTAGTCCTCGGTGATGACGCCCAGGGTTGCCGAGCGTGCCACGCGGGCGATGCGTGGGGCGTGGGTGACGCCGATGACGGTCACCAGCACCCAACCTTGTGGGCCGAGTACGGTGATGGCCAGCAGCGCGAACACCAGCTGTGGGACGGCGAGGATGACATCGTTGAGGCGCATGATGATCGCATCGAAGGTCCCGCCCACATAGGCGGCGAGCATGCCGATGATCGCGCCCAGAATCATGCCCAGGGCTGTGGCGAGGACCGAATACACGATGAGGGTGAGTCCACCGGCGAAGAACCGGGAGAGCACATCGCGGCCGAGGTTGTCT
Coding sequences within it:
- a CDS encoding ABC transporter permease gives rise to the protein MSTNTNSLDDLKSAAVDGGEVPKESQTTYTPFFKRVLAQKQGKIGLVLTLIVLLLAFCGPLLLPWATGNTATEFVAKPFSPHGLFGSDNLGRDVLSRFFAGGLTLIVYSVLATALGMILGAIIGMLAAYVGGTFDAIIMRLNDVILAVPQLVFALLAITVLGPQGWVLVTVIGVTHAPRIARVARSATLGVITEDYILAAEMYAMPRWKVLLRELLPNITGPLSVEAGLRLTYSIGYIASLSFLGLGLQPPAADWGLMINENRIALSIQPWGVLLPVIAIALLTIGTNLLADSFARATASTSVEA
- a CDS encoding ABC transporter ATP-binding protein — encoded protein: MTTQTTTVRHDDANLPNEKIVLRVTDLKIATNAGDEILHGVNFALSRGEILGLVGESGSGKTTAGLACMGHFREGLKFASGSVSLWPRGDDTAVEVVELDEVAVRSLRGSRIAYIPQDPALSLNPAMRVGEQIREVLDIHEFGNSEAERIERVAAVLVDVGLPGDKAYQKRWPHQLSGGQQQRIGIAMAFAMYPDVLILDEPTTGLDVSTQAVVLETIRQMTVANNVAGLYITHDLAVIKDISDRVAVMLRGDLVEEGPVASVLEDPQHAYTKMLMSAVPDLAGRKTIGEGAAAEPEPEPKATHILVSAGTSKSEDSTEPADGAATSATAPLLQVKDVALAYGKAQILDGINLTLEPGDCTLLLGESGSGKTTLSRCVAGLNDDYSGSVALRGTELAKSTRKRTNEQRVGIQYVFQSPFSSLNPRRSIGQSLTVPLEMSGEGTAATRKAQVEEALDSVRLGRSFYHRRPGDLSGGERQRAAIARALVNQPSVLVCDEITSALDVSVQASIIGLLRTLRKEHELAMLFVTHNIALSRHIADNLAVLNKGTIVDYGPTAEVLENPKHEYTRTLISDVPKF